The nucleotide sequence GATGGTCAATTTACAAACCCAATAGGCATAGCGCTTGATTCATCTGGTAGTGTATATGTTGCAGATACAGGAAATCATAGGATACAAAAATTTTCTTCAAATGGAACATTTATCTTAAAATGGGGAAATCAAGGCACAAGCGATGGGTCTTTTAATTTAGCATTTGGGGGAATTGCAATTGATGCATTTGATAATATTTATGTTACAGATACCTGGAATGACAGAATTCAAAAATTTACATCAAACGGAATATTTATACTAAAATGGGAGCGAGGTCATCCAAGATACATTGCGGTTGATTTAACAGGAAATGTTTTGACAACCGGTGGGAATAATAAGATTGAAAAATATACATCAAATGGAAAATTTATTGCGGAATTTGGAACAGCAGGTGGCGAAAACGGTCAATTTTTATGCATTTCTGGTATTGCGATTGATTCGTATGGTAATGTTTATATAGCAGACACGGATAATCACAGGATTCAGAAGTTTCGTCCACGATAAATTTTTTATAGAAGTTCTTTTTTATAGGAAAAAGCCAAGAAGAATTTTTTCTTGAAAAAGTATGAAAAAGTAGGACGTCCCGGTTTCCCGCGGTTTTCCGGTTTCCAATGTAGCAAGTGGTGTTTACAT is from Elusimicrobiota bacterium and encodes:
- a CDS encoding 6-bladed beta-propeller, which codes for MRKILIFVFTINFLISWFFNFHLFAGIFADDEWGGISFGWINAIKKEIKELDKQIFLEFVTKWGTRGTGDGQFDRPTGVAVDSSGNVYVVDTGNFRIQKFNSNGIFILKWGSQGSGDGQFTGPQGITVDKSDNIYITDNNQVKKFSSNGTFITKWGSYGWADGQFTNPIGIALDSSGSVYVADTGNHRIQKFSSNGTFILKWGNQGTSDGSFNLAFGGIAIDAFDNIYVTDTWNDRIQKFTSNGIFILKWERGHPRYIAVDLTGNVLTTGGNNKIEKYTSNGKFIAEFGTAGGENGQFLCISGIAIDSYGNVYIADTDNHRIQKFRPR